Proteins encoded in a region of the Panicum hallii strain FIL2 chromosome 3, PHallii_v3.1, whole genome shotgun sequence genome:
- the LOC112887972 gene encoding adenine/guanine permease AZG1, with product MAGSIIPSASSGEHVAASPTTKLGRLNAAVERSWVGRRFRLAARGTTFTTELRAGTTTFLTMAYILAVNASILSDSGATCTVDDCDAPSPGCKFPPVDPGYAACVARARRDLIVATAASSVIGSFIMGAFANLPFALAPGMGTNAYFAYTVVGFHGSGTLPYRTALAAVFLEGLIFLFISVVGLRSKLAQFIPKPVRISASAGIGLFLAFIGLQSNEGVGLVGFSSSTLVTLGACPASQRASVAPVVTFPNGTVALMPGGTVSGGILCLSGRMTSPTFWLALVGFLIIAFCLIKNVKGAMIYGILFVTFVSWPRHTAVTAFPDTAAGDDSFHYFKKVFDVHRIRSTAGALDFRGIGHGYFWEALFTFLYVDILDTTGGLYSMARFAGFVDDATGDFEGQYFAFMSDASAIVFGSLLGTSPVTAFIESSTGIREGGRTGLTALTAAAYFTAALFITPLLASIPSWAVGPPLVLVGVMMMRAMAEVDWNDMRQAVPAFLTLALMPLTYSIAYGLIGGIGSYMLLHSWDWACEAAARLGCRRKVGGGAERSSGGDAEQGKETESA from the coding sequence ATGGCCGGCTCCATCATCCCGAGCGCAAGCAGCGGGGAGCACGTGGCGGCGTCGCCCACGACCAAGCTCGGCCGGCTCAACGCGGCGGTGGAGCGGTCGTGGGTCGGGCGGCGGTTCCGCCTCGCGGCACGCGGGACCACGTTCACCACGGAGCTGCGCGCCGGCACGACCACGTTCCTCACCATGGCCTACATCCTCGCCGTCAACGCCTCCATCCTGTCCGACTCCGGCGCCACCTGCACCGTCGATGACTGCGACGCGCCGTCCCCAGGTTGCAAATTCCCGCCCGTGGACCCCGGGTACGCCGCCTGCGTGGCGCGCGCCCGGCGGGACCTGATCGTCGCCACCGCGGCGTCGTCCGTGATCGGGTCCTTCATCATGGGCGCCTTCGCGAACCTCCCCTTCGCGCTGGCGCCCGGGATGGGCACAAACGCCTACTTCGCCTACACCGTCGTCGGATTCCACGGCTCCGGCACGCTCCCCTACCGAACGGCGCTCGCCGCGGTGTTCCTCGAGGGCctcatcttcctcttcatctCGGTGGTAGGCCTGCGGTCAAAGCTCGCCCAGTTCATCCCCAAACCCGTGCGGATCTCGGCGTCCGCGGGGATCGGGCTGTTCCTGGCCTTCATCGGGCTGCAGAGCAACGAGGGCGTCGGGCTCGTGGGGTTTAGCTCGTCGACGCTGGTGACGCTCGGCGCGTGCCCGGCGTCGCAGCGCGCGTCCGTTGCGCCCGTGGTGACGTTCCCCAATGGCACGGTGGCGCTGATGCCGGGCGGCACCGTCTCCGGGGGCATACTCTGCCTCTCGGGGCGCATGACCTCCCCGACTTTCTGGCTCGCCCTCGTGGGGTTCCTCATCATCGCCTTCTGCCTCATCAAGAACGTCAAGGGCGCCATGATCTACGGTATCCTCTTCGTGACCTTCGTGTCCTGGCCGCGCCACACCGCCGTCACCGCGTTCCCGGAcacggccgccggcgacgacaGCTTCCACTACTTCAAGAAGGTGTTCGACGTGCACCGGATCCGCTCCACGGCCGGCGCGCTCGACTTCCGCGGCATCGGTCACGGCTATTTCTGGGAGGCGCTCTTCACCTTCCTCTACGTCGACATCCTCGACACCACCGGTGGGCTCTACTCCATGGCGCGGTTCGCTGGTTTCGTGGACGACGCCACAGGTGACTTCGAGGGGCAGTACTTTGCCTTCATGTCGGACGCGTCGGCAATCGTCTTCGGCTCGCTCCTCGGCACGTCCCCCGTGACGGCATTCATCGAGTCGTCGACGGGGATCCGGGAGGGCGGCCGGACGGGGCTGACGGCGCTCACGGCGGCGGCCTACTTCACGGCGGCGCTGTTCATCACGCCACTGCTGGCGTCGATCCCGTCCTGGGCCGTCGGGCCGCCGCTGGTGCTGGTGGGCGTGATGATGATGCGCGCGATGGCGGAGGTGGACTGGAACGACATGCGGCAGGCCGTGCCGGCGTTCCTGACGCTGGCGCTCATGCCGCTCACCTACTCCATCGCCTACGGGCTCATCGGCGGCATTGGCTCGTACATGCTCCTGCACTCGTGGGACTGGGCGTGCGAGGCGGCCGCCAGGCTGGGCTGCCGCCGGAAGGTCGGAGGCGGCGCCGAGAGGAGTAGTGGTGGCGACGCAGAGCAGGGGAAGGAGACGGAATCAGCATAG